One Rosa chinensis cultivar Old Blush chromosome 3, RchiOBHm-V2, whole genome shotgun sequence DNA window includes the following coding sequences:
- the LOC112191996 gene encoding uncharacterized protein LOC112191996, which yields MVIEEEASAKENDAGISASEVDPSPQQDGNSSEIIEETPPGHPWRRQNLTLQIPTRTVEDPEEDFVRIDMPPTPSSTPKRVNFSPLPSPSLNKISGSPGPSSSKTKSTIKNLLPKLSFKYRNTTSEIRKAATLALGGTSTATREKPSISRTLSLPKLLAPRLKNTSSLPTTPIAHSNPESMHGRNTTDLKGGRQLPIHRSHSVPELNKDGSVSLGSVFRVIPTTPRAMERSVSITSCTSPKDENDGSDDDGEDIAEEEAVCRICLVELGEGADTLKMECSCKGDLALAHQECAVKWFSIKGNKTCDVCKQEVQNLPVTLLRIQNVQAHNLRGTRAQQPEVTQYRVWQDVPILVIVSMLAYFCFLEQLLVGKMGSGAIALSLPFSCILGLLASMTATTMVKRKYVWVYATIQFALVVLSAHLFYSLIHMQAVLSVLLATFTGFGVTMCGNSIIIEALEWRERWLSRSNQQHGTPAVTQPNQPQQTQTNPRQLENEIQGAEAIHGS from the exons ATGGTAATTGAAGAAGAAGCTTCTGCTAAGGAAAATGATGCTGGCATTTCCGCCAGCGAAGTTGACCCTTCACCCCAACAG GATGGAAACTCCAGTGAGATAATTGAAGAAACTCCTCCTGGTCACCCATGGAGACGACAAAACCTCACCTTACAGATACCCACCAGAACTGTTGAGGATCCCGAAGAGGATTTTGTGAGAATAGACATGCCCCCAACGCCAAGTTCCACTCCGAAAAGAGTAAACTTCTCCCCATTACCCAGCCCTAGTTTAAACAAAATCAGTGGATCCCCAGGTCCCTCATCCTCAAAAACTAAGTCAACCATAAAAAACCTCCTTCCAAAACTAAGTTTCAAGTATCGGAACACTACTTCAGAGATTCGGAAGGCTGCTACTCTTGCACTAGGAGGTACATCTACAGCTACCCGTGAGAAGCCTTCAATTTCTAGGACACTTTCTCTTCCAAAGCTTTTAGCACCTAGACTGAAGAATACGTCATCCTTGCCTACAACCCCAATTGCTCACTCAAATCCAGAGTCTATGCATGGAAGAAACACAACTGATCTG AAAGGAGGGCGCCAACTGCCTATTCATCGTTCACATTCGGTCCCTGAGCTTAACAAAGATGGGAGTGTAAGTCTAGGTAGTGTCTTTCGAGTAATTCCTACCACACCACGAGCAATGGAGAGAAGTGTATCAATAACTTCATGCACCTCCCCGAAGGATGAAAATG atggaagtgatgatgatggtgaagaTATTGCCGAAGAAGAAGCTGTTTGTCGAATTTGCTTAGTTGAATTGGGGGAAGGTGCTGACACCCTCAAGATGGAATGCAGCTGTAAAGGTGACCTCGCTCTAGCCCACCAAGAGTGTGCTGTAAAATGGTTCAGCATTAAAGGTAATAAAACATGTGATGTGTGCAAGCAAGAGGTCCAGAACCTACCTGTCACGCTTTTACGAATTCAAAATGTTCAAGCCCATAATTTACGAGGAACTAGAGCACAGCAGCCTGAGGTTACTCAATATAG GGTTTGGCAGGATGTTCCAATTCTCGTCATAGTTAGCATGCTCGCGTACTTCTGTTTTCTTGAGCAGCTTCTG GTAGGAAAAATGGGATCAGGTGCAATTGCgctctctcttcctttttcctGTATATTGGGTCTTTTGGCATCCATGACAGCAACCACAATGG TGAAAAGAAAATACGTCTGGGTTTATGCAACCATTCAGTTTGCCTTGGTGGTTCTCTCAGctcatttattttattcattg ATTCACATGCAGGCAGTTCTGTCAGTTCTTCTTGCCACGTTTACCGGATTTGGAGTCACAATGTGTGGGAATTCTATTATTATTGAGGCTCTGGAATGGAGGGAAAGATGGCTTTCTCGGTCAAATCAACAGCATGGTACTCCGGCGGTGACCCAGCCAAATCAACCACAACAAACACAGACAAATCCTCGGCAGCTTGAAAATGAAATTCAAGGTGCTGAAGCTATTCATGGCAGCTGA